One genomic segment of Brassica napus cultivar Da-Ae chromosome A3, Da-Ae, whole genome shotgun sequence includes these proteins:
- the LOC111214212 gene encoding protein MAIN-LIKE 2 — translation MLMDVITNPGPLKDIVLYDQEKHVSSAVWDGQERGALRCHEHTSKLSEWKLNSKQIELVERAGFGYLRRIPAISLDNPLISALVERWRRETNTFHFTVGEMTVTLEDIALLLGLGIDGKPVIGFTYTTCSSVCERYLGQAPDSTYASGGMVKLSWLKETFSFCPDDASFEEVERRTRAYLLYLVGSTIFSTTTGNKVPVMYLPLFEDFDDAGTFAWGAAALAFLYRALGNASVKSQSTICGCLTLLQCWSYYHLNIGRPKLNREPVHDHFPFVLRWKGKQNGPTANRDVIFYRKALDVLKPSDVEWLPYENMDGRYIPEHIRNSLQLGRSRTMLISFDKAERHLPDRCLKQFGLFQGIPEDVHKWVRKSRGVDGGVNFSSKMEPELNEWEMRWDNIVPDDVLGVDEADYMRWYLGITRKVVGRPISLSSEFQRTIANVRDILELAENFPTHDLDLERGNMMARIISLAQDCLRDQVGVTPTESQQQIELGKRMRGKERVRRKGMGKRRKGIDPMEDYGGSEDESQFGGPVLEVDQLHLPLTHHGNSVYDGTHMYDPVTKVDDMELCDEIPQLPEAQDMNKIDGSSSLDVVGTRNAMTGEESLGELPESYDVKREDRESKVEDNDAAKESNEENVNREEEDGIDMGGNVAESSSLGRRGENSVVA, via the exons ATGCTGATGGACGTTATAACGAATCCTGGTCCACTTAAGGACATTGTCCTTTATGATCAAGAGAAACATGTCTCCTCTGCTGTCTGGGATGGCCAG GAGCGAGGTGCGTTGAGGTGTCACGAGCACACTTCCAAGTTAAGCGAGTGGAAGCTCAACTCAAAGCAGATTGAGTTAGTGGAGAGAGCTGGTTTCGGGTACTTGAGACGTATCCCCGCCATTAGTCTCGACAACCCTCTCATCTCCGCCTTGGTGGAGCGGTGGAGGAGAGAGACCAACACTTTCCACTTCACCGTCGGTGAAATGACCGTGACTCTCGAGGACATCGCCCTCTTACTCGGGTTAGGGATCGACGGAAAGCCTGTGATAGGATTCACGTACACGACTTGTTCTTCGGTTTGTGAGAGGTACTTAGGCCAGGCACCTGATTCTACTTACGCTAGCGGCGGGATGGTGAAGCTCAGCTGGTTGAAAGAGACTTTCTCCTTCTGTCCTGACGACGCTTCTTTCGAAGAAGTTGAGAGGCGTACGAGGGCTTACCTCTTGTACTTGGTTGGGAGCACTATCTTCTCTACGACCACTGGGAACAAGGTGCCTGTTATGTATCTCCCGCTGTTCGAGGATTTTGATGATGCGGGAACGTTTGCTTGGGGTGCAGCTGCTTTGGCTTTCTTGTATAGAGCGCTTGGGAATGCTTCTGTTAAATCCCAAAGCACCATTTGTGGTTGCTTGACGCTCTTACAG TGTTGGAGTTACTATCACTTGAACATTGGACGCCCAAAGCTGAACCGTGAGCCAGTCCATGATCATTTCCCGTTTGTGCTTAGGTGGAAGGGGAAACAAAACGGTCCAACAGCAAACCGTGATGTGATCTTTTACCGGAAAGCACTGGACGTCTTGAAGCCATCTGat gtGGAGTGGCTACCGTATGAAAACATGGACGGTAGATACATACCAGAACACATAAGAAACTCTCTGCAGTTAGGTAGATCGAGGACGATGCTGATATCTTTCGACAAGGCGGAGAGACACCTACCTGATCGCTGTCTGAAACAGTTTGGTTTGTTCCAAGGCATCCCGGAGGATGTGCACAAGTGGGTAAGAAAGTCCCGTGGAGTCGACGGAGGTGTGAACTTTTCAAGTAAAATGGAACCAGAGCTAAACGAATGGGAGATGCGTTGGGACAATATAGTGCCTGATGACGTTCTTGGTGTTGATGAAGCGGACTACATGAGGTGGTATCTAGGAATCACCCGCAAAGTTGTGGGAAGGCCAATCTCTCTCTCAAGCGAGTTTCAAAGAACG ATTGCAAATGTGAGGGATATATTGGAGTTGGCTGAGAATTTTCCGACGCATGATTTGGACCTTGAGAGAGGGAACATGATGGCAAGGATCATCAGCCTTGCGCAAGATTGTCTGAGAGATCAAGTGGGAGTAACGCCAACGGAGAGCCAGCAGCAGATAGAGCTTGGGAAAAGGATGAGAGGTAAAGAGAGGGTGAGAAGGAAAGGGATGGGGAAGAGAAGGAAAGGTATTGATCCAATGGAAGACTACGGAGGTAGTGAAGATGAATCACAGTTTGGAGGACCTGTCCTTGAGGTTGATCAGTTGCATTTACCACTTACACATCATGGGAACTCGGTGTACGATGGAACACATATGTACGATCCTGTCACCAAAGTCGATGACATGGAGCTTTGCGACGAGATACCTCAGTTGCCAGAGGCTCAAGACATGAACAAGATTGATGGGTCGTCATCGCTGGATGTTGTTGGTACAAGAAATGCCATGACCGGCGAGGAGAGCCTAGGGGAACTGCCTGAGAGCTATGATGTGAAGAGAGAAGATAGAGAATCAAAGGTAGAAGACAATGATGCAGCAAAGGAAAGTAATGAAGAAAACGTGAacagagaggaagaagatggaaTAGACATGGGGGGAAATGTTGCAGAATCGTCTTCACTTGGAAGAAGAGGAGAGAACTCTGTCGTGGCTTAA
- the LOC106426741 gene encoding WRKY transcription factor 1-like, producing the protein MAEVGKVLVSDNSSETKKAPDVVIVASPDKMEATPVATETEQSSAEIPESTDSKKLLQPVPASVSEEVVVASEKAPKVPETGTVLTLQSGTEGSSSPFIREKVMEDGYNWRKYGQKLVKGNEFVRSYYRCTHPNCKAKKQLERSPGGQIVDTVYFGEHDHPKPLGGGGAAVPISQDRRSDVLTAVSKEKSSGSSSVQTHQPPKVHGGLHLSVVPMADEVKTDVSPSSRIKSDITHKDNVSPASKRRKKGGSIEQIPMERPNNESRNVVHTQTLFDIVNDGYRWRKYGQKSVKGSPYPRSYYRCSSSGCPVKKHVERSSRDTKMLIMTYEGNHDHDMPPGRIVTHNNTLDSEVDDKEPSGKDPEVNKTPQSSALITKEEHHLKKKAKSNGLEKSLDQGPVLDAKPMEEIKERSEVTKDQAAKTKSDANTSRTMESEEEQKPKEESGQS; encoded by the exons ATGGCTGAGGTGGGAAAAGTCTTGGTTAGTGACAATTCAAGCGAGACTAAAAAAGCACCTGATGTTGTTATTGTTGCTTCCCCTGATAAAATGGAGGCTACACCAGTGGCTACTGAAACTGAGCAATCTTCAGCCGAGATTCCGGAATCTACGGACAGCAAGAAGCTactacagcctgttccagcttCAGTGTCTGAAGAAGTTGTTGTTGCTTCGGAGAAAGCACCAAAGGTTCCTGAAACTGGTACTGTCTTAACCTTGCAGTCTGGTACGGAAGGGAGTAGTAGCCCGTTTATCCGGGAGAAAGTTATGGAAGACGGATACAACTGGAGGAAGTATGGACAGAAACTTGTGAAAGGGAATGAGTTTGTGAGGAGTTATTACAGGTGCACGCACCCTAACTGCAAAGCCAAGAAGCAACTGGAACGGTCTCCGGGTGGACAGATTGTGGATACTGTTTACTTTGGTGAGCATGATCATCCAAAGCCtcttggtggtggtggtgctgCTGTTCCTATCAGTCAAGATAGACGAAGTGATGTCTTGACGGCTGTGAGTAAAG AGAAATCATCTGGATCTAGTAGTGTTCAGACACATCAACCACCGAAGGTCCATGGAGGATTACATCTTTCTGTTGTTCCAATGGCTGATGAAGTGAAAACTGATGTTTCACCATCAAGTAGGATAAAGAGCGACATAACTCACAAGGATAACGTTAGTCCTGCCTCAAAGCGAAG AAAGAAAGGAGGGAGCATAGAGCAGATTCCAATGGAGAGGCCAAACAATGAATCACGCAACGTGGTTCATACTCAGACACTGTTTGATATTGTGAATGATGGGTACAGGTGGCGTAAATATGGTCAGAAGTCTGTGAAAGGCAGTCCATATCCAAG gaGCTACTATAGATGTTCAAGTTCTGGATGCCCTGTCAAGAAACACGTGGAGAGGTCTTCTCGTGACACGAAGATGCTTATAATGACGTACGAGGGAAACCACGACCACGATATGCCACCAGGAAGGATTGTCACTCATAACAACACGCTGGACTCTGAAGTTGATGACAAAGAACCGAGTGGTAAAGACCCTGAAGTCAACAAAACTCCCCAGAGCTCAGCTCTTATTACAAAAGAAGAACATCACTTGAAAAAGAAAGCTAAGAGTAATGGCCTTGAGAAAAGTCTTGATCAAGGTCCAGTCTTGGATGCAAAACCTATGGAGGAAATAAAGGAGAGATCAGAGGTAACAAAAGATCAAGCAGCCAAAACAAAGTCAGATGCTAACACATCAAGAACTATGGAGAGTGAGGAGGAACAGAAACCCAAAGAAGAGTCTGGTCAAAGCTAA
- the LOC111214210 gene encoding pentatricopeptide repeat-containing protein At2g04860-like, translating to MRISNPITLFTKDLSFYHSLLKSCLHGDNSSSPITIFRDLLRSSLRPNHFTMSILLQASSTPVGSLNLVQTHLKKSGIDRFVYVKTSLLDLYLKMGFVATAGKLFDEMPERDTVAWNAMICGYSRNGCERDAWHLFIVMLRQGFLPSATTLANLLPFCGQCGFVSQGRSVHCIAAKSGLELDSQVKNALISFYSKCTELDSAEVLFTEMKDKSTVSWNTMIGAYSQSGLQEKAITVFKDMFERSVEISPVTVINLLSAHVSHEPLHSLVVKTGMVNDNSVITSLVCAYSRCGCLDSAERLYASSAQDSIVGLTSIVSSYAEEGDMDIAVAYFSKMRHLCMRIDAVALVGILHGCTNSSHIEIGTSLHGYAIQSGLCTQTLVVNGLITMYSKFDDIETVLFLFETLHETPLISWNSVISGCVQSGRASTAFEIFHQMSLSDGHVLPDAITIASLLAGCSQLSCLHLGKTLHGYILRNSFGNEKFVCTALIDMYAKCGNAELSERVFKTIEAPCTATWNSMISGYSLSGLQSRALSCYSEMREQGMRPDKITFLGVLSACTHGGLVDEGRVYFREMIKEFGMSPSLQHYALMVGLLGRGCLFSEALSLIWEMDMKADSAVWGALLSACIVNREIGIGEYVAKKMFMLDYRNGGLYVLMSNLYATEGMWDDVSRVRRMMKDNGYDGYLGVSQTL from the coding sequence ATGCGAATTAGCAATCCCATAACTCTTTTCACTAAAGACCTTTCTTTCTACCATTCTCTACTCAAGTCTTGTCTTCATGGTGATAACTCTTCTTCTCCGATCACAATCTTCCGTGACTTACTTCGTTCATCTCTCAGACCAAACCATTTTACAATGTCCatccttctccaagcttcttCCACCCCCGTAGGTTCCTTGAACTTAGTCCAAACCCATCTCAAGAAATCAGGGATTGATCGCTTTGTCTACGTGAAAACATCCCTTCTCGATCTCTATTTGAAGATGGGTTTTGTAGCGACCGCAGGCAAGTTGTTCGACGAAATGCCTGAGAGAGACACCGTTGCTTGGAACGCGATGATCTGTGGGTATTCACGTAACGGCTGTGAACGTGACGCGTGGCACCTCTTTATTGTAATGCTTCGACAAGGGTTTCTCCCTTCCGCAACTACGCTTGCGAATTTGTTGCCCTTTTGTGGACAATGCGGATTCGTTTCCCAAGGGAGGTCTGTTCATTGCATCGCTGCTAAGTCCGGCCTGGAGCTTGATTCTCAGGTCAAGAACGCGCTCATTTCGTTTTACTCAAAGTGTACAGAGTTGGATTCAGCGGAAGTTTTGTTTACAGAGATGAAAGATAAAAGCACTGTTTCTTGGAATACGATGATCGGTGCTTATAGCCAGAGTGGTCTTCAGGAAAAGGCCATCACTGTTTTCAAGGATATGTTTGAGAGGAGCGTTGAGATTAGTCCGGTCACAGTTATTAATCTTCTCTCTGCTCATGTTAGTCACGAGCCGTTGCATAGTCTTGTTGTTAAAACTGGAATGGTTAATGATAACTCTGTAATTACTTCTTTGGTTTGTGCCTATTCAAGGTGTGGGTGTTTGGACTCAGCAGAGCGTCTTTATGCATCTTCGGCTCAAGACAGTATCGTTGGTCTAACTTCGATTGTCTCAAGCTACGCCGAGGAAGGAGATATGGACATAGCGGTTGCTTATTTCTCTAAAATGCGACATCTGTGTATGAGAATCGATGCTGTAGCTTTGGTTGGGATTCTCCATGGATGTACAAACTCCTCCCACATCGAGATTGGGACGTCGTTACATGGTTACGCGATTCAAAGCGGATTGTGCACACAGACGCTGGTTGTGAATGGACTGATAACAATGTACTCTAAGTTCGACGACATCGAGACCGTCCTGTTTTTGTTTGAAACGCTGCACGAGACTCCTCTGATTAGCTGGAACTCAGTGATATCAGGGTGTGTACAGTCGGGAAGGGCGAGTACAGCCTTTGAGATATTTCATCAGATGAGTTTAAGCGATGGACATGTGCTTCCTGATGCTATCACCATAGCGAGTTTACTTGCCGGCTGCTCCCAGCTTTCATGTTTGCATTTGGGGAAGACGCTTCATGGTTATATTCTTAGGAACAGTTTCGGAAACGAGAAGTTTGTTTGCACTGCTCTTATAGACATGTATGCTAAATGTGGAAATGCAGAGCTATCTGAAAGAGTGTTCAAGACCATTGAAGCTCCGTGTACAGCAACGTGGAACTCGATGATATCAGGATACAGCTTATCAGGTTTACAAAGCCGAGCTCTTTCTTGCTACTCGGAAATGAGAGAGCAGGGAATGAGACCTGACAAGATCACCTTTCTGGGGGTTCTGTCCGCATGTACACATGGAGGTCTTGTCGATGAAGGGAGAGTATATTTCAGAGAAATGATCAAGGAGTTTGGGATGTCTCCAAGTTTACAGCATTATGCACTAATGGTTGGTTTGTTGGGTCGAGGGTGTTTGTTTAGTGAGGCGTTGAGTTTGATTTGGGAGATGGATATGAAGGCGGATTCTGCAGTGTGGGGCGCTCTGCTTAGCGCTTGTATTGTGAACAGAGAGATTGGGATTGGGGAATATGTAGCTAAGAAAATGTTTATGTTGGATTACAGGAACGGAGGCTTATATGTATTGATGTCAAACCTGTATGCAACAGAAGGAATGTGGGACGATGTATCAAGGGTAAGGAGGATGATGAAAGATAATGGCTATGATGGTTACCTGGGAGTGAGTCaaacattataa